The Plasmodium chabaudi chabaudi strain AS genome assembly, chromosome: 14 genome contains the following window.
TTGGCAGAAATATCAACCGATATATTTCCggttaaatataaaaatcaaaGGTGTATATAAAGCACATACAACATACAAACACATGCATatcctatatatatattttttatatatctaaATATTTGCCTATACCACCCAATGAAATAGACAAGGcttatgaaatattaagaaaatgcatataaaaaaaaaataacataaaaGGTTTATACAATAGgtgagaaaaatataacaattaagaaaattgaataatatagacatgtacatatatttatgtatacctttatgttataaaataaacttaatatattgttatgCACTTGGTTTATGTGTCTTATGCTTTTATGGCATGAATTATAAATcgataaatatgcatataaattaaacttgcaatatttttaaatatatataggtattaaattaaaaatgtgtaaatattaaaaaaataaattaatattaaaaatgtgcGAACAGGACGtgtgttaaaaataaattaaaaataattaaaaatgttgaaaACGTTTAAAATGGAGAAAAAATAGGATATTCATTCATAACTTCAATTGTGTGCATATTATAGAAACACTGTACTTATATGATGaataagtatatttttataatgtgCATACTAaagtttatataaatacgtGTCGATATAATAGTTTTCTAAAATATCACTACGAAAATGAAATACTATAAAGGAGAAAAATCCATGtactatttataataaaaacttttcaagtgtaataatttaaaaagtgaaataaaatatatgtatagacatatacatatattatcatttacgGCTTTTGTATAGATTAAAAAAGTACTTACATTTCATAAGcatgtataatatttttttatttctatatatttttattaacaaaagGATGCAGCTATCTATTCATAAGATATATGCGATATTTATGATGggtaaacaaatatatacacctgtatatatatacgcatttatatatgcatttatattttttactttcaCAAGTTCAAaggtaaaaataatttcataaGGCTAGTTAAAATAGTTATGCATAATGAAGATACAATTGTATTAAGAATGTAatgtgtaaatatattttggcaactttttatttttcaaaattttatatatcgatttaaaaaagagtATGCATTCATAAGAAACTTAAAGAtttctttatcttttatttattttaataatttttaattttataatcctaagacattaattataataattccaCATTTGtatgtttaaaatatttttatttaaaaattgagAAGCATTCTCTAAAGAATATAAGTCACAACAattgaaataattaaaagaaaaattaataaataaaacgtctttatatatccatattttatattttaaatatttattttacttatattattattattttttttaagtacaCTTATCatatttccatttaaatataaagaaaaaaaaaagtacaAATACAAGGAATACCGTCTATTTATTATGACAAATGTAggattacatatatatatgtgtactATATATAGTAAATGTACctaaaaaatgatgttaaaatgatatgaatataaactATAGTAGCTAGAATTCTAATATAGCtgtcctttttttttcatttcctaCTTTCGTATTTACTGCACATATATGGTGTCGTGCCCTATCCTTTAAAGGGGGCGTGCATACATAACATCATATCAATAGAATTtcttaattatatatatttcttttatagcACTTGTATGCTATCCATATTTTCACTTAAATTATGagaatacaaaaaatatgtatatataatataaattaaataaaattttgtaaaaaataaaaaatatatatattgttaggtgcatttgataattttaaagGATATTCTTGTATGTGATTTTAATTTGAGtactttttttgaataatgtattttttttctcctattatattaatgggcatattattatttgtatcgttcatatatgtaaatccttaagtatatattatataaaataatatataaatagttaAGATATGATGTGTATGCCACTGTAAGTACTTGCATACTACATCCTTCTGCaaacaattattttcttttgtttaCATATAAAGGAGTTCATTAAATAGGCCGTATTATAAACTTTATTATGAATTCAtcacttatatttttattttttttatatggcATAATCTCATATTTAATGCAAAAATTGGTtaggaaaaaaatgcatgATATAggataaattatatactttaaaaatatgatttcacatttaaaattataattttttagttcTATAATATCCATTTCTTATCTTAATTtgacataattattttagtaTTCCTTATTTGTGTAcaaagttatatatatacatataataaattaatttacatgcaaaaaatgtaaatattttaactGGTTactatctatatatttacgatatatccatatgcatatatagtAACTATTTACAGTTTgagatttattttttatatttattaaacgGTATAAGGACAAACATAAAAGAGATATTCTAAATTGAAGATGATACAAAATAGGTGTTACATAAATAAGagtatttaataaaaaaatgaaaaaaataagcgtacacacatatgcatacattCATGTGTGTACTCAACGAAAATCCCGTTTCTTAATTTCTCATGCATATATGATGATGATAAtctttaattaaaattcaagcattataaattatttacaacTTTTTAGAACATACGAAAGAGCACACCGAACTATTAATCATGCTCAACCATTTAACATATTAACTGATTATTCCATTCGGTGTATTCTCGAATtcttgtattattttactattatatttttccaaatTGTTAAATAATACCTTAAtgcatttgtttttatctTTGTATAAGCAATAGATATCGTAGCGAAACGtattatgtaaataaaatagttgataaaaagaaaacgcggaaaatatgaataaataatagttGTTTTGCATTTTATGGATAGCAtgctttaattttttcctttttcgGTTTCTCATATTCTTTCAAAAGTATACAAATTGTATATCcatttaaacaaaaaaaactgCAAAAAATGACATAATGATGGCAACAACATGCCAAAATGTTTATACTGTTACGTAATATTGTTTACATACTTCCATAGCTGTAgcatacatattatattgaaACAGTTTTAGTcaagttttaaaataaaatgatacattatatatataaaaacataaaataatgttaatAGAAAATTCTATTAAATGCTGTAAATATTCcctttaaaatatgcatataattatatatattattttgtggGTGTAATGGGGACAGTATAACCATAATCAGTATCCAAGTTGTTCATCATTTTAATACAACGATTTTCCACACCCaagatattatatatatatttgtttccatttaaaaataatcaacATTTCAGttaatacacatatatgtattttcttATTCATCTTTAAAAGAATGGGTTCCATGTAAAAGaaatatcataaaaaaataaaacaaatatttaaaaatatcaaataaaattgtgtgtaactaataaaaaaaaaatatatgaacatggaataaaaataaaatataaatattcaattatggaaaatattttatgaacagcaagaattattttaaaaatgtacatgcatatgctataaaaaaagctTCGATAAAAAACAGTATACTAGGAAATATAGGAGCGTGATACAAAAACAAAGagaataaacaaataaaaaatataatagtataaataaaataattgtaaataatgtaactgaaaataaatgaataaattaaatatgttgataaagaaatatattactttttattaaaataatatttcaaaaaaataataggaaatattttgaggtggtattatatattattaatgcTTTGAGAAAAACtgttataaaagaaaaatgtgATAAAATGGAACAAAGcacaataaataaataaaaataatatattataccaTGTGAATTTGTTATAAACCTTTTATGAGAAAgtcattaattaaaaagctagaaaaagtaaaatatataaaataaaactggAATTATCCTACAagttaaatattaaacacattgtatatatgtgcTTCAATTGGTGGCGCTTTAAAAGTTTTACCCTTtcaaaaattcaaaaaaagcaaaacGAAATGTAGATAGCATAAGATATGAACTACCCAACCAGTTTGATACGTTTTAAAGATCTGAGAgtgaataatataaaaggcaaaattttttacagCAATAAAGGATACTATAAGACAAATTCGTTTTTATACTACTGTGTTAATAACTTAAGTCAGATAAACAAtgtaagaaaaaattactCTAGTCTAGGACAGCTAGTtgatagaaaaaaaaatgttgtaaATTTAAGTGACGATGGTAATATTGTCAAAAGCTACAAAAgagtaaatataaagaaattacTTAAgggtaataaaaaattggaagAATTTGAAAATGGAGCAATTGGtagcaaaaaaaacaaactaGGGGATACAAATACGGAATccaattttgttaattttaatgGCATGGGTGCTCAATCagaatataatacaaaagaGAAGGGTGCCGAAAATAGAGAagacaaaattattatgaacaaTATTGGACAAAAAGATAAAGAGCTGAAAAACAGTCAGGAGGATTATTCAACTCAGATCGATATTAGTAGCATGGatgaaatttatttaaaaaatttacaaaaaaaaaataaaagagatATAGATGAtgagaatataaaaaattctgTTGATGAACTATTTTATTCAAaaggcaaaaaaaaaaaattgatgaaAAGACTTGTTTTTAATAGTAATTGTGATTATATGGATTtgattaataaatatcaaGAGTTTAAAGAAATTGATGATGACAAATTTTATGCTTTGGATAGTAGTGTGAATAATTCTACAAGTTTAGTAAAAGACGAACATAAAGCGAATGACAAATTTGGATATTTGCATGAAGTAGAAAGGGAAAATAtcgatgaaaataaatatataaatacaaattttaagtatttaaaaaataatacaaatatatcaattttttctgaagtaggaaaaaaagaaatattagaTACAtgcaaaagaaaaaaaaatatgcaaaatgaaataaataaaaatagtcaagaaaaaaacatcttcaataatgatatatttttttggttgAAGCGAAAAGTTCATAGATCTGTTGATTGGAATATTTCACCTGATGGGTTGAATAAACAAGATGATATAATAGATGTAACGGAATTAAACTGTCcagagaaaaataatactccTGAGTCTGACATGGTAGAAGAAGGAAAAAATTTATCTGCTCATGATAAAttagacaaaaaaaattcaattttagagaataataatgaaaattttcaaacagatggagaaaaaaaaacgaaaaaagcttatatagaaaagaaaatatcaccattcaattttttaaaaaagttaaatataaatgtgatAGATgaggaaaataaagatatgaaaaaggaattagaaaatgaaaataataaaaacgatgaaaaaataaaagaagcacgagaaaaagaaaaggaatCATTGATACAAATGTATTTGAACAACTtggaagataaaaaaagcaaactaagtttaaataatattttagatAAAGAGAAAGAACCCCTAAGTCAGTCAGACACAAACATAGATTCATTTCTCAATTTCACTAGTGATAAAAATAGGGAGCATAATTTGGAATCCATTCCTAAACCAGTAAATGACGAAAAAGATGATGCAACAGTTATTGATGAGCTAATTTGCCAAGACACCAATCAAGAGGACATAAAAAACGAATCAAAAGATAAAACATATGAAGGTATAATAGATAAtagcaaaaatattttcaaaaaattaaaagaaaattatgaattatttaaaaaagaaaatatgtcaccatatatattagaggggtgtgaaaaatatataaattattattatggtatagaaaaggaagaaaaaataaaagagatGAAACAATATTCggaattaaatttttatgatgtAATAAaggataaaaattttactatcgaaaattataatatgcttataaaaagtaaaataatatttaataaagaagaagaagcatttaattattttaatttattaaaaaaatatgattttaaaataaatgtggatacatataatagttTAATGTACACATGTATTGTTCAGAAAAATGCGAAATTAAGTagattaatttatttacaaatgATAAAAGATATGTTTATACCtaacaaaaatacattttgtattatGATTAAATCACACATATTagataatgatataaaaagtgcttttcatttatatagaaaaatggTTAAAGAAGAAATAGAAGTAGATCTACCAATTTATTCAACACTAATAGATGGATTAAttaaacataaattatataaaagagctgaaaatttttataattatattataaattataaaaatgttgtacctgatgaaatattatatactattatgataaaaaattgttcatATAATGGAGAAGCtgaaaaatgtttaaacATTTATGAAACAATgttatcaaataatttgaGAATAACTGATATAACTTTaatagaaataattaattgtttatcaaaaagagttgattattttcataaagtttttcatttctataatatttatttagcTAACGATATGAAACTAAATCATCGATTGATGttatatatgattataGCTTGTTCAAATAgtggaaatataaaaagactaaaagaaatattaaaaactatgaataaatataaaataaaaattaccGACGAAATGTATTGCTATATTATAAGGGCCTTTGCCAATAACTGCAAAAGTAGAAACATACAAATaagtgaaaaaaacaacaatataaaatatgcttggggtattatatattatatgatgaatattagaaaaaataacataaatGACAAACCCAATATTTCAGGATCATCACCAGAAAATGAGAATGCAAATTCTtcaataattcaaaaaaaaaatcatattgTAAATACTAAACTATTGAACAGTATAgttatgttatatattaattgtgaatattatgaatattctATAAATATGCTAAAATACTATTCATATTTCCATTGCATCCCAGATTATTATACTTTTAATATGCTATTTAAAAtgcttttttataaacaaaaagatTATGGAAAGGTTATATGTCTGTACAACTACATGGTAAATAatactaatataaaaatagacgAACATACATTTGATTTAGTATTAAATTCAGctattaaaacaaaatcatcaaaaaatactttatttattttacgaCATATGTTTACTTCCAAAATTTATCCAACCCCTAAAAcgattaaaaaattatttcatgTTGCTAGACATATTACAGATATTCaacttattattaatagtaTGATACatcaacaaaaaaaagacataTACGAAGAAAATGTTAAAGAAAATCAACTTATACAATTAAATATTGATGAATATGAattgaatttatttaaagatGGTAAAACTTTTAAAACCAAATCAGAGATCGATAAAGTAAGGgatcaattttttaaaagaaaggAAAGAATTGAAaaggataaaaaaatgtctaaaaatcaaaaatcaTCTGATTGGCTACCTTATGGGCAATATTTGCAAAGCAAGAAAAAGGGAGGCGAGACTTATGCCAAGAAAGTTGACAGGCCCAGACCCCTTCCATTCGATtgacatatataatatgattaCATGTATGTAGCTTTATTTACTACACTCCTTATTCCGTTTTCTCACAGTGACACGCGACATATAGTGTGACATTCACTATTTTGTACATTATTAAGATTAAATATGTAAGTTAGTTCTAATcaaaacattaaaaaattataaaatgttaaggatgaaacaaaaaaaaaataaaaagtcagatatataaaatggtaATCACATAATACCCAAAGTGGTAATGAATGAAGGCATTTATTTGGTGCTGTGTGCtcaattaatttatttaacaaCGAACAGTTAAAATGcctaatgtttttttttgtctattcatttatttatttttttttttaattaaaattagtgtaatttaataaattattatcaactaaatttattatatatgaaatcaCTATATTTGCTagagaaataaataaaattatctCTATAGTTAATTTATCGCcactataaaataaaatgtaaaattttaaaagaaataatataatgtcCATATAAAGGAGTTTCCTgcaatgaaatattttgagaaaaaacaaaaatatatatatatatatgttgaACATAAtaagttattttttttcacattttaaTTGATTAATCTTACCAGATGAAAAGGATTAGTGTGAAGCtaatatgataatataggTTGTGTGCGGATAAAAAtttctgaaaaaaaaaaaaaaaggaaaaaaattatgaacgtTCAGGTTATAAAAGTAGGTATAGACAAATTTAGCAGCTAAATTGGTGAGTAGCTAgctaaataaattatatatgtgtgtgaaatagctagctaaaaaaaaacgtaattattctaaatttataaataaaagaaatatatattacactTTTCATAATGTTGAGAATGTGATAATAGGATAAAATGCTTGACATATCAGCAATAGCTTGGACTTGTTTTGGAACTAGAGCTTTTTCATaaccttttttttctttttttttggatgttaattttatatgatttttttcaacaaGTGGGATACTCATATTTGTTCCCATTTCAATTTTTCTGTTCCTATtaatgtaattttttttaaaataatttttcggAATGTCTTCAAAGTCAGTGTCAGAAATCAATTTTATATCTCGTAGATCGTTACTTATATCcgtattttcattataataaaaaatccaACTATCACGACATGTGTATTtgttcaaaaataaatttggcCCATTGCCATTTGGCATTATTGTATTACCCCTTAtagtaattataaattttaaatattctgaaaaaaaaacaaaaaaaagtagtAAAATGAAATAGGCACAAAATAAGACAAAATAAGACAAAATTTAGCTATACCACTTAAATTGGcaacataattttatgtatataggaaaaaaataaaaatcaattATGCACaacttttaatattataataattgtttAGATTAAAGTtggatataaatattcttaCTTTCTACACatttgtaaattatttttttgatatatgatataattttgttgaaatatgatataatttttttgatatatggTATGATTTTCTtgatatatgaaatatttttttttgattttttgataaattttttatatgaacgATATATGGactttctatatattttgattaatGTAGAAGATAGATCTACagcaaatttaattattaatataaaatatactacatagtatatatatataaataaagaaatcaaaaataaagatctactatgattatatatagaaaataagaatactaaatcacaaaaaatatttaattgatTAATAATTCCCgctataattaaaaagatATCAAATTTACGATGAGCAATTGtataattgttattttcaaattgaatatatttcaacAATTctgtatttaaattatggTTAACATCTTTTAATTCGtccaatatataatatttatcttcaccatcatttatattctcATTGATTGATGTCTCGTTTTGTTCGGTGTCAcaagtaataaaatatttttcttttgaaaaaagtttattgtctgtaagtttttttttttcattgtcTTGTTTATCATTGATAGAGTTGAAATGgggtattatattttgctttttttgtttttttttataactaagatatttttcatatatccTTTTTTTGACTTCtttgatattatattttcgaACTAAACAGTGTTTAATATCATTACTAATTATTAAATcgatgtaaaaaaaaataaaaatataaacatataagattagtaatatatcatttgttAATCCAACTTTATTGTTTACTATGCGaagtataataatagttatatacacacaaaaaaaaagaaatatatgaatcaaatataaaatggaaatttgtatataatgtTCTTTGTTTAGAATAAACGGAGATGAACAATGCTTCATCAAACTATCATTCAAGCCTAACTCAATTATTTCGGCTTCCGTTAATATTTGTGAAAGCAGTGAgtctttcattttttacaacGGAAAACGAacaagtaaaaaaaaaaacaaaaaacacaaaaaaatgtcaTAATAAACTCGGGAGAATAAAAGCATACAtaactatatatttgtacgtatgcataatataaatttaaaaaaacaacatatctataaaaaagttaaaaaaagtaaaaaaagcaaaaaaaagcaaaaaaaaacatagaATTAGGATTAATATccaaacaaatataaacatatattaattaactttttttctCCATAgtcttttaatttattcttaataattattaggAGAAATACAATAAACCCTATTTCAAATggtttgataaaaattaaaaaaaaataatttctttataattttatttttcatatatatatgcattctataattttcatttcagTAAATCATTTTCCAAAATTTTTGGAGCACATCTTTTGgcacattaaaaaaaattattatgaatatatttttcaaaaaaaaaaaaaaatataactacatcctatttaaatgaaaaaaacaaaataattcttaaataaatgatttccaatttaaattaacaTAGTAGAAATtcggaaaatatatatgtatctATAAATAgggtatataataaagcatattaaaaaattatatatttcccaAGCTATTATATTGAAACCTACATTACttacattttaattaaaaaaattaattattttgataaagcATCTTTTAATCACTTTctcttaaaatataataaaataatataccaAACACGAACTGTacatttctttatatgttatataagAACCACCCCCATCGTTTTCTAAACACTATAAGGAATATAcattcttttttgtttccattttagaaaaatctATATCGAAAAGGTGTAGTCTATTTTTATGGAAAAAAGGTTCTTACCCcttataaacattttagTATTgctttacatattttaaagcaTAATGAAAGGTGTTGAAATGTAAGGAAATAAGAGCAAACGAGACAACGCATGGTGGGCAAACCAATTATTAAGCTTAAACGGTTTTGTGTAATCAATTATGAAACCGATCTTAAATAggtttatatgaaaaagaaaaattctaatttattttaagtaCCCATTTTattgtgtttttttatttatttaattgtatAGTATGAACAGaattatattgttttacACAATATATGAATAGTCATGGGGAAGTAAATTAAATGTAGATTGCGAGCAAGTATAATCTTTTTCTCATTTGAAAACAGTAATAAATAGGTATGTTAATAAATGGTGGTGCCTGTAATATAAATTGGCATAGGAAGGTTACTATGGTTTATCAGTTatactaaaaaattatttgcattttaAAGATAAAGAAAGGAAATACATCAACCAAGTAACACATTCTTTatcttaaattttttttattactttataaatatttgcatGTAccatatcatttttttttcaaaattttttccaaatttttcccaaattttttccaaattttttccaaatttttcccaaattttttttgaacgCATTCACTTAAAAAAGAATGACACTAGGACAATAGCATATGACTTAagaaatgtaaaaaaaaaaaaaaaaatttttgaaaattgtgtgagtatatatatatagttacTATTTATAGAATCATATATAGAAAGTATACATAATAAGAAAGAAGAATAATCTAATTTATTcgtgtatatttttatactttcTTTTCCTTCCCTTTTGGATAGTTAGGCAAAAgtattatacatatgttaATATATCCTATAcctttgtttatatattttttccctattaagaatatattgaaatatttttatttttataatataaatatattatttttttatttttcaatccaaataaaacaaaaaagtatattgtatgtagaaatatatatgctttctttttttctaccgcttaaataaatattatactgtgtaaatattatatagtttttttttttggcaATATTATGGAacgtatataaataaatacctAAGCTAATACGTAAATAAACggatatatacatacattaTAAACATGTGGAAGtatcaaattttaaaaattaatgatgaaaattttttatttattgttcttatttttgtattattttaagtatgcgaaattttatttatatttgttataaatctataaaaataatattatatatattaatgtatatgtatgtatagatatatttatatacatgcatatttatttgtgtgTTATTTCTATCGTATGCAtgctataatatataatgcatatgcataacCATGCCATTCTCACGAGCATGCTTGAGTAAcgatttaattttgttgttacattattttcataccTTTTTATTTCTGCATGTTAATAATACTATATTGTTACTTTCATTGTGTTTTTAGTAAACTCCTTTCGAGCATATATTCTTGTCCGTATATTCTTCAACACATACATGTTGTGAATATTTGAAACAAAAGAAAGCAAACAAAACGACGGCGCATCCTCTATCCCCTTTTTCATAAACTACCATCCTATTATTTAACATATCTTGATCCGGTGTTTTCCAGCCTCTTAAACAAACACGGAGGCACATAAAACGGGGATGTATATCTATAActttacaatatatatacacattaaTATGATAGATTCATTTTGTAACTAAAATGAATGAGCCTattgaaataaaagtaaaggAAGAGATACTTCCGATAAgtgcttattttttgaaagaATATGGGGAtgggaaaataaataaaaaggatgTTATAAGAAGTTTACGAAAacgtatatataataataatgacaaTTATGAAgagatatataaaaaattaaaagaaattcaTGGAAATAGTGGTGTATGTACTCGTCAATGGAAAGAAGGAAGTTTTGCATTTAAGTGTTATAATTGTGAAGGTGATCCAACATGTGCAATATGTGCAAATTGCTTCTTTGCATCTAATCATAAGAATCATGTATATAAGTTAACTCATACTAGTGGTGGGTGTTGTGATTGTGGTGATACGTCATGGAATATCAATGGGGCTTGTTATAATCATAGAGGAATCAATGAAGATAGTataattgttaaaaaaaatatattaaaagaaaatgtcaaaaatcaaataaaacaagatatagaaaatttggtaggtattttatttaaagatataatattaaaggatggcttttttttatcattagtAAATGCAGATTATGTTGAATATtcttttgaattttttaaagatcAAGGAATAAcaagttttttatttcgtcAAATAATATGTGAAGTATTTACAGGAGCTAAAAtagattttttaataaattttcattattgttTTCATACAGGAATTCAAAAAGc
Protein-coding sequences here:
- a CDS encoding pentatricopeptide repeat domain-containing protein, putative; translation: MNYPTSLIRFKDLRVNNIKGKIFYSNKGYYKTNSFLYYCVNNLSQINNVRKNYSSLGQLVDRKKNVVNLSDDGNIVKSYKRVNIKKLLKGNKKLEEFENGAIGSKKNKLGDTNTESNFVNFNGMGAQSEYNTKEKGAENREDKIIMNNIGQKDKELKNSQEDYSTQIDISSMDEIYLKNLQKKNKRDIDDENIKNSVDELFYSKGKKKKLMKRLVFNSNCDYMDLINKYQEFKEIDDDKFYALDSSVNNSTSLVKDEHKANDKFGYLHEVERENIDENKYINTNFKYLKNNTNISIFSEVGKKEILDTCKRKKNMQNEINKNSQEKNIFNNDIFFWLKRKVHRSVDWNISPDGLNKQDDIIDVTELNCPEKNNTPESDMVEEGKNLSAHDKLDKKNSILENNNENFQTDGEKKTKKAYIEKKISPFNFLKKLNINVIDEENKDMKKELENENNKNDEKIKEAREKEKESLIQMYLNNLEDKKSKLSLNNILDKEKEPLSQSDTNIDSFLNFTSDKNREHNLESIPKPVNDEKDDATVIDELICQDTNQEDIKNESKDKTYEGIIDNSKNIFKKLKENYELFKKENMSPYILEGCEKYINYYYGIEKEEKIKEMKQYSELNFYDVIKDKNFTIENYNMLIKSKIIFNKEEEAFNYFNLLKKYDFKINVDTYNSLMYTCIVQKNAKLSRLIYLQMIKDMFIPNKNTFCIMIKSHILDNDIKSAFHLYRKMVKEEIEVDLPIYSTLIDGLIKHKLYKRAENFYNYIINYKNVVPDEILYTIMIKNCSYNGEAEKCLNIYETMLSNNLRITDITLIEIINCLSKRVDYFHKVFHFYNIYLANDMKLNHRLMLYMIIACSNSGNIKRLKEILKTMNKYKIKITDEMYCYIIRAFANNCKSRNIQISEKNNNIKYAWGIIYYMMNIRKNNINDKPNISGSSPENENANSSIIQKKNHIVNTKLLNSIVMLYINCEYYEYSINMLKYYSYFHCIPDYYTFNMLFKMLFYKQKDYGKVICLYNYMVNNTNIKIDEHTFDLVLNSAIKTKSSKNTLFILRHMFTSKIYPTPKTIKKLFHVARHITDIQLIINSMIHQQKKDIYEENVKENQLIQLNIDEYELNLFKDGKTFKTKSEIDKVRDQFFKRKERIEKDKKMSKNQKSSDWLPYGQYLQSKKKGGETYAKKVDRPRPLPFD